In Vibrio celticus, one genomic interval encodes:
- a CDS encoding transposase, translating to MLVWFQDEARFGQRNTTTKIWAEKGTRPRAVQQQQFEYAYLFGAVCINTGEAEAIVSPLSNMEAMTKHLELISTATPRGKHSVVIPIPLNL from the coding sequence GTGCTTGTTTGGTTTCAAGATGAAGCTAGATTTGGTCAACGCAATACCACAACCAAGATTTGGGCAGAAAAAGGAACTCGACCTAGAGCCGTTCAACAGCAACAATTTGAGTACGCTTATTTGTTTGGAGCCGTTTGTATCAATACAGGCGAAGCTGAAGCTATTGTTTCACCGTTAAGCAACATGGAAGCAATGACGAAGCATCTTGAATTAATCTCAACGGCGACCCCTAGAGGTAAACATTCCGTGGTTATACCAATTCCATTAAATTTGTGA
- a CDS encoding IS630 family transposase (programmed frameshift) translates to MDSLNNTDFKKLASQQKTIQMKMRLLALAHFKDGLSRTQIAKSLKVSRISVNKWVRIFFEEGLEGLQEKPRTGRPAYLTDEQRAQLSAFIKKEAESPSGGRLVGSDIHDYIVKHFDKHYHPNSIYYLLDHMGFSWITSRSKHPKQSQQIQDDFKKFQIETILKIPGHIGLESVDVWFQDEARFGQQNTTTRLWATRGTRPRVVKQQQFEYAYLFGSVCPSRGIGEAMVVPWVNKDIMINHLEQISKVTEKDRHSVVIMDGAGWHTDDIANPFDNVSIIKLPPYSPELNPIEQVWSWLRQHYLANQNFIDYNDIVSKVCSAWNGFLECKDRVTKMCTRDWIDLISYTNSIKFMI, encoded by the exons ATGGATAGCCTTAATAACACTGACTTCAAAAAGCTTGCGAGCCAGCAAAAAACCATTCAGATGAAGATGCGTTTACTTGCGCTCGCACACTTTAAAGACGGCCTCTCTCGTACACAAATTGCAAAATCTCTCAAAGTCAGTCGAATCAGTGTCAATAAATGGGTTCGGATTTTTTTTGAAGAAGGCCTAGAAGGACTTCAAGAAAAACCTCGGACTGGTAGGCCTGCATACCTCACCGATGAGCAGCGGGCTCAACTCAGTGCCTTCATAAAAAAAGAAGCTGAATCACCTTCTGGTGGCCGCCTTGTTGGAAGCGATATTCATGACTACATCGTTAAACACTTTGACAAGCACTACCACCCTAATTCCATCTATTATCTCCTCGACCACATGGGTTTTTCTTGGATAACTTCTCGTTCCAAACACCCTAAACAATCACAGCAAATACAAGACGATTTT AAAAAATTCCAAATCGAAACGATCCTTAAGATCCCCGGGCATATTGGGCTAGAGAGTGTTGATGTCTGGTTTCAAGACGAAGCTAGGTTTGGTCAGCAGAACACAACAACACGTCTTTGGGCTACTCGTGGAACGAGACCTCGCGTAGTAAAACAGCAGCAATTTGAATACGCTTATTTGTTTGGCTCAGTGTGCCCATCGAGAGGGATTGGTGAGGCAATGGTCGTCCCTTGGGTTAACAAAGACATCATGATAAACCATCTAGAGCAGATATCTAAAGTCACAGAAAAAGACCGTCATTCAGTGGTAATAATGGATGGAGCAGGATGGCATACCGATGATATTGCTAACCCATTTGATAATGTCAGTATTATCAAATTGCCGCCATACTCACCAGAGCTTAACCCTATAGAGCAAGTGTGGAGTTGGTTAAGGCAACACTATCTAGCAAACCAAAACTTCATTGATTATAACGATATTGTTTCGAAGGTCTGTAGCGCCTGGAATGGATTTCTTGAGTGCAAAGATCGCGTCACAAAAATGTGTACAAGAGATTGGATTGACCTGATCAGTTATACCAATTCCATTAAATTCATGATCTAA
- a CDS encoding IS630 family transposase: MNSDLSKLIGATSNARLRLRLLAVSHFIDGKNRTEIASFLKVSRLSVNKWIKAYLDFGVEGLVEKPHTGRPSRLTIEQKKHLKEYVTSNAIKPEGGRLQGSDITQFILDEFDISYQPSGVYRLLHELNLSWITTRSKHPKQSEEAQESFKKIPNRNDP, from the coding sequence ATGAACTCAGATTTATCAAAACTTATCGGCGCAACCTCCAACGCGAGGTTGAGGCTAAGATTACTCGCTGTCTCTCACTTTATCGATGGTAAAAATCGAACTGAAATCGCGTCATTTCTTAAAGTCAGTCGTCTCAGTGTGAATAAATGGATCAAGGCCTATCTTGATTTTGGTGTTGAAGGGTTAGTAGAAAAACCTCATACAGGAAGACCTTCCAGACTCACTATTGAGCAAAAAAAACATCTTAAAGAATACGTCACTTCAAATGCAATAAAACCTGAGGGTGGGCGCTTACAAGGGAGTGACATCACACAATTCATCCTTGATGAATTTGATATATCTTACCAACCATCGGGTGTATACCGCTTGCTGCATGAACTTAATTTGAGTTGGATAACGACACGTTCAAAGCACCCAAAACAATCAGAAGAAGCTCAAGAATCTTTTAAAAAAATTCCCAATAGAAACGATCCTTAA